The Colius striatus isolate bColStr4 chromosome 23, bColStr4.1.hap1, whole genome shotgun sequence genome segment CCTTTACGTGTAAataggttgtttacatatgcaaaTGAGAACCAGgcttccttttctcattttttatagCACTGGTAgcccttttctctctgctttctctaCCCCATAAGCTTAAAACTGCACAACCgatttcaaaaaaaaaggaattaatactttatttatatttaacCGGGTTTTATTATTTACATATGCAAGTGTACAGCACTGATTTGCATAAAAACAATCTAATGATAACAACAATGGCATAATTATGACAACAATTCCAGACAGATCTGCCCCAGCCCACTTCCCCCCAACCCCTAACAAAATGATGAAAACATATAATTAGCTAAAactattaaacttttttttcacctttatgCAACTACAaacaggttgtttacatatgcaaaTTAAACATGCTCATTTGTGTGACAATGAGTTGTTGATGACGTTAGTAACTGATTTACTGCTCAACATTTGCATGTCAAGCAGCAGGTGTGTCTCCAGCACTGGTTACAGGGGCGATTATGACACCGTTGTAGTCgtgtttgcattttcattcCTGTTTCTCTGTCGTTATGAACCACAGAGTCCTGAAGATTAGAAAACATCGCGAAAGATTATCCACTGCAACTTACCCCTGCACCCGTAGCCGCATCCCCATGCCCGCGCCCCTGTGCCCGTTCCCGCATCCCCGTGCCCATGCTTCTGTCTCCATGCCCATGCCCCTGTGCCCGTGTCCGCATCACAAACCCGCACCGCTATGCCCATTCCCGTGGCTGCGTGCCCATGCCTGTGTCCGTGCCTGCCTCGCCGCCCCCGGCCCAGTGCCATGGCCGCGTCTCCGTGCCCACAGCAGCGTCGCTGTCCCGGTTCCCGTACCCCCGTGCCCATGGCCGCATCCCCGTCCCTGTACCCGTATGCCCGCGCCCACCTCGCCGCCCTCCTTCCCGTTCCCGTGgcagcctcaccagccccatTTCCGTGTCCCCGTTCATAGCCACATCCCCATCCCCGCGCCCGCGCCCGCCTCACCGGCCCTGGCGGCGTGCTCCCGTGCCCGCTGCCGCCTCCCGGTCCCCGTGCCCCCGTACCCGCAGTCGCCTCCCCGTGCCGCGCCGGTACCTCCCTGCTCGTGCTGTGCCGTGCTGCGCCGGTACCTCCCTGctcgtgccgtgccgtgccgtgccgcgccgcgccggTACCTCCCTGctcgtgccgtgccgtgccgtgccgcgccgcgccggTACCTCCCTGCTCGTGCCGTGCCGGTACCTCCCTGctcgtgccgtgccgtgccgtgccgtgccgtgccgtgccgcgccgTGCCGGTACCTCCCTGCTCGTGCCGTGCCGCGCCGGTACCTCCGCGCGCCCATgccgggcggggccgggcgaAGGGCGCCAGTGTGGTTGTTCCTCCGCGCCGCCAGgggccgctgccgctgccgcaaGCCCCGCCCACCGCCGCCTTTTAACAGCCGCGGCGCCCCCAGCCACTTTCCGCCGCGCGCCGCTGACGCCGTCACACCGCGACGCGCTGACGCGCACCCGCCGCCGAGCCGTCCCCGCCGCCGAGCCGTCCCCGCCGCCGAGCCGTCCCCGCCGCCGAGCCGTCCCCGCCGCCGGGCCGTCCCCGCCGCCGGGCCGTCCCCGCCGCCGGGCCGTCCCCGCCGCCGGGCCGTCCCCGCCGCCGGGCCGTCCCCGCCGCCGGGCCGTCCCCGCCGCCGGGCCGTCCCCGCCGCCGGGCCGTCCCCGCCGCCGGGCCGTCCCCGCCGCCGGGCCGTCCCCGCCGCCGGGCCGTCCCCGCCGCCGGGCCGTCCCCGCCGCCGGGCCGTCCCCGCCGCCGGGCCGTCCCCGCCGCCGGGCCGTCCCCGCCGCCGGGCCGTCCCCGCCGCCGGGCCGTCCCCGCCGCCGGGCCGTCCCCGCCGCCGAGCCGCCGGTGAGTCCCGCTCCCGCTTCCCGACCCCCCGGGCCGCCGCCGGTGAGTCCCGCTCCCGCTTCCCGACCCCCCGGGCCGCCGCCGGTGAGTCCCGCTCCCGCTTCCCGACCCCCCGGGCCGCCGCCGGTGAGTCCCGCTCCCGCTTCCCGACCCCCCGGGCCGCCGCCGGTGAGTCCCGCTCCCGCTTCCCGACCCCCCGGGCCGCCGCCGGTGAGTCCCGCTCCCGCTTCCCGACCCCCCGGGCCGCCGCCGGTGAGTCCCGCTCCCGCTTCCCGACCCCCCGGGCCGCCGCCGGTGAGTCCCGCTCCCGCTTCCCGACCCCCCGGGCCGCCGCCGGTGAGTCCCGCTCCCGCTTCCCGACCCCCCGGGCCGCCGCCGGTGAGTCCCGCTCCCGCTTCCCGACCCCCCGGGCCGCCGCCGGTGAGTCCCGCTCCCGCTTCCCGACCCCCCGGGCCGCCGCCGGTGAGTCCCGCTCCCGCTTCCCGACCCCCCGGGCCGCCGCCGGTGAGTCCCGCTCCCGCTTCCCGACCCCCCGGGCCGCCGCCGGTGAGTCCCGCTCCCGCTGTCACCCTGCCTTGCTGGGCTGCCCGTGGGGTCCTGTTTCCCGCTGCTCCTCTCCTGGGTCCTGATCGCAGCGTGTCCTCGCAGCGCCGCCTCGTCGCTCCTGCATGGCGTGGCCCTGATGGGAGATGACCGACCAGGAGAACAACAACAGCATCTCCAGCAACCCCTTTGCTGCCCTCTTCAGCTCTGTTGCCGATGCCAAACACTTTGCAGCTGTCcataagcagcagcagctgcggCAGCTCACAGGTGCGGGGGATGGTAATTCCTGGGGGACGGGGGGAGTCAGTGGTTCCTAGGAGGTGGGGGGGGTCACAGGTGAGGTGTTGGGGCTGATGGTGTTGGTGTTGTAGGCGAGGAGGCTTCGGTCAGTCAGGATGACTCCGACAACAGTGTCTCGGAGAGCCTGGATGACTGTGACTACTCGGTGGCTGAGATCAGCCGTTCCTTCCGCTCGCAGCGGGAGCTGTGCGAGCAGCTCAACATCAACCACATGATCCAGAGGATCTTCCTTATCACCCTCGACAACAGTGAGTGTGGGGAGCCCTTGGTGTGTTGCAGGGGAGAGGGGGCTGATACCCTGGGTAAACGCTGCTGTTCTGGGCAGATGggggggagcaggggagggGAATGTGCAGCAGCTTGTGGcgggcagctgtgtccctggcCAGGCTCTGTCTGGGGGTTCCTCTGCAGTCCCCCAGCCCCAATGGGCTGCTCCTCATCTTGCCCAGGTGACCCCAGCATGAAGAGTGGGAATGGCATCCCAGCACGCTGCGTCTACCTGGAGGAGATGGCCACGGACTTGGAGGAGCAGGACTGGCTGGACATGGACaatgtggagcaggtagggctGGTGGCCTCGAGGCTCTACTGACCTGGGCAGTAGCAGCTGAGTTTATTTCTCCCTGACACACCTGTGCTGAGTTGTGGGGTCTTCCTGTTTTGTTGAGCACAGCCTGGGTTTACTGGCTACAGCTGTGTTGTAAACAGTTAGAGGCGTTTTGGAATATAAGGTTGAGACAGGCTCAGAAGATGCTGCTGGGAGCTCCTTTTcctggaggctgcaggagaTTAGTGCCTGTAAATGAGATAGGGAAGGCAACAAATTTAGCCTGGATGAGGTGTGAGGGAGGAAGGGCTCAGGTCTGGCTGTGTGAAGTGGACATGTGCTTAGTTTATCTGTTGGTACAACCATATTTTTGAAGGCTTTTCCAATGAAGAGAAGGTCTAGGATGATTGCTGGtactctgaaaggaaaaagggtTTGTTTGGTAAAGGAGAGAGCCTGAGGATTGCTAGTGTAGTGCTTTCCTATTTCATAGCAGCAGGGTGGAGCGCTTTTCTCAGCAGAGATAACAGCCTGTGCATCATGGGATTGTTTTGTCCTGGAGGTTGTCTCTATTGAGGCTGTTTCACTGTGCTCCTTTGTCTGATGGTCCCCAGGCCCTGTTCACTcgcctgctgctgcaggagcctggAAACCACCTGATCCACATGACCTCTGCCAGCACCCAGAACCTCTCTGCTGACAGGGACGCAGGGGAGAGGCAGATCCTGCACTATCTCTACGCCTGCTTCCAGAGGGCAAGAGAAGAGGTAGGCAGGGGCTTCTGAGTCACCCAACTTTCTGGCCTGAGGTCACCCAGGTGGGGCTTCAGGAGTGGATGTCGTGGTCTCAGCCTTCTCGTTTTCATCGTGCAGATAACCAAGGTCCCGGAGAACCTGCTGCCCTTTGCTGTGCGCTGCCAGAACCTGACGGTGTCCAACACTCGCACCGTCCTCCTCACCCCGGAGATCTACGTCAACCAGAATGTGTCAGAGCAGCTGGTGGACCTGCTGCTGGAGGCTCTGAGAGGGGCACGTAAGTGCATCTGTGGTGCCTGCGCTGCCCTGTGCCTGGAGCTGGTGGGAGGAGTGGCCTTGGGGTGGGGGCGGCTCTGTCTCTCCTGGTTCGTGAAAGGCAGGGTCACATTTAGGTCATGGTGTGTGTTCATATGCTGAAGTTTGTGTGTGGGAGGATTGTGGTTCATCTTCTTGGTCCCCCTGCTAGAGTTTGAAGACATGACTGAGTTCCTTGAGGAGGTGATTGAAGCCCTAACAATGGACGAGGAGGTGCGGACGTTTGGGGAGGTCATGGTTCCCGTGTTTGACATCCTCTTGGGCAGAATCAAAGACCTGGACCTCTGCCAGATCCTGCTCTACACATACCTCGACATGCTGCTCTACTTCACAAAGCAGAAGGATATAGCAAAGGTAGGTGCCTTGGCTTGATTAAGAGCCTCTCATAGGTTCTGCTTGTAGGAGGGACACACGTATAGGACCTAATCTGCCTAGGTCAAGCCAACAGTACAATGTAACAGCGTTCTATGTGTACTCTTATCCTCTTCCTTTTTAGGTAGTCTGTCCTGTACCAAGCagtttttgtgttcttttcagCTAGGGTTTTAGACAACAGCTGTTAGCATGTCCTGCTGTGTTCCCTAGGTTTTTGCAGGCTACATCCAGCCCAAGGATCCCAGCAATGGGCAGATGTACCAGAAGACATTGCTGGGTACTATTCTAAACACCTCCTGCCTGCTGAAGACCCCTGGTGTTGTGGAGAACCATGGCTATTTCCTGAATCCATCCCGCTCCAGCCCACAGGAGATCAAAGTGCAGGAGTCCAACATTCATCAGGTGGGCTGGCACATGGCAGCATGGCTGAGCTTTGGAAAGAGGGTTAGGAGGATCTTTAGGGCTCTTACACAGGAGGAAAGCATCAGAAAGCAAGATATAAGCACAGGAATAGTCTTGGATGCAGAAGTGGTCCCAGAGAGGGGCCTCTCCAGCTGTGTGTTTCCTCCAAGTCCCTGTTGCTGCCAGGGCTTCTTCCCCAAGAGAACAGCTGTCTTTTGAGTACTCTCCTAATTGTTTGTGCTGCTGATCTCAACCCACTCATAGTATGTGTGTTTGACATGTAATTAGTCCTGGTATCCTGGCTGCAATGTCCTCTGAAAGGCTTGTGGTACCTCcaagagcagcaggagcagcccgGAGAGCTCTGAGAGCACTCACAGTGGGAGAGGCAAAAAGGTAATCcttgccagcagctccctcaaCTGCCTTCTGTCCCTTGAAACAGTTTACGGCCCAGTTCCATGAGAAGATCTACCAGATGCTGAAGAACTTGCTGCAGTTGTCTCCAGAGACAAAGCACAGGATCCTTTCCTGGCTAGGCAACTGCCTCCACGCCAATGCAGGCCGCACCAAGATTTGGGCTAACCAGATGCCAGAGATCTTCTTCCAGATGTATGCCTCAGATGCCTTCTTCCTCAACctgggagctgctctcctgAAGCTGTGCCAGCCCTTCTGCAAACCAAAATCTCTAAAGCTGCTAACCTTCAACCCTACTTACTGTGCCCTGAAGGAGCTGAatgaagaggagaggaggagtAAAAATGTACATATGAAAGGTATGCCCAGGCGttgggggaggaagggaaaggggcTCTTCTGGGATCCTTCCCTCTTATATATGTCAGTCTAGGGAGAGTTGAGAGCAAGGGTAGAGCTGGATGCAAACAAAATGCTGCCTACCATCAGCAGTACTCATCCTGTGCTCTCGGCAGAGGCCCTCCTGACCCCTCTCCTCACTAGTGCTTCTGAGTAGGAGCTGTCAGAGATGCTTTTCATTCCAGGTTTGGAAAAAGAGACGTGTTTGATACCCGCTCTGAGCGAGC includes the following:
- the LOC133627609 gene encoding proline-rich protein 2-like, which produces MLLSPCPCPCARVRITNPHRYAHSRGCVPMPVSVPASPPPAQCHGRVSVPTAASLSRFPYPRAHGRIPVPVPVCPRPPRRPPSRSRGSLTSPISVSPFIATSPSPRPRPPHRPWRRAPVPAAASRSPCPRTRSRLPVPRRYLPARAVPCCAGTSLLVPCRAVPRRAGTSLLVPCRAVPRRAGTSLLVPCRYLPARAVPCRAVPCRAAPCRYLPARAVPRRYLRAPMPGGAGRRAPVWLFLRAARGRCRCRKPRPPPPFNSRGAPSHFPPRAADAVTPRRADAHPPPSRPRRRAVPAAEPSPPPSRPRRRAVPAAGPSPPPGRPRRRAVPAAGPSPPPGRPRRRAVPAAGPSPPPGRPRRRAVPAAGPSPPPGRPRRRAVPAAGPSPPPGRPRRRAVPAAGPSPPPGRPRRRAAGESRSRFPTPRAAAGESRSRFPTPRAAAGESRSRFPTPRAAAGESRSRFPTPRAAAGESRSRFPTPRAAAGESRSRFPTPRAAAGESRSRFPTPRAAAGESRSRFPTPRAAAGESRSRFPTPRAAAVPLPLPDPPGRRR